AGCGGAAGCAAAGTATCAGTTCGACATTAAGAACAGCAAGATACTGGAGATCTCCTTGAATAAAGCGCAAGACGACTTCGACCGCGCAAAGACTCAGCATAAAGGAGATGTAATTACGCAAGAGCAGTTTGATCATGCCAAGAAGGCTTTAGAGATGGCACAGGCTCAACTTGAGGCAGCACATTCGCAAGCGGCCGTATCGAGTGCCCAAATAAGAAGCACCCACGCTGCCGTGGCGAGTGCATGTGCACAGATTAACGTTATAAAAACGCAGCTCGGAAATACAACGCTATACGCTCCATCCGAAGGGGTTATTGGGCGACGGTGGTTAATGCCCGGTGATATTGCGCAAGCAGGACAATCGATCTTTACTATTGTAAATGACCGCAAGCTATGGATCAACATCTTCCTAGAAGAGACGAAGATGGGAAGCCTTAAGCTTGGGCAGCCCGCCATATTTACCCTCGACGCCTTTCCAGGTGTAACGTTTACCGGCAAGATAACAACCATTGGTTCCAATACGGCAGCACAATTCGCATTGATTCCCGCCAGTAATGCCTCTGGCAACTTTACCAAGGTAACGCAGCGTGTACAAATCAAGATATCCATTGACGGAGTAGCCGATGGAGGAAAGCTATCGGACTACCGCATCCTATCGGGCATGTCGGCAATCGTTAAAATTGTTCGCTAGGAATGCGAGGAGTTTCTGCTTCGCACCGGTTGCGCCGTAAACTAC
The sequence above is a segment of the Williamwhitmania taraxaci genome. Coding sequences within it:
- a CDS encoding HlyD family secretion protein translates to MENNRVKKPKNLKVYIPLILVILLVLGGGIVWYIDYTKYITTDDANVNSDNVAISSKMLGRINRELVEEGDSVKQGQLIAVLDSTDLIAQKNQAIAGKLQAEAAIGQAEAKYQFDIKNSKILEISLNKAQDDFDRAKTQHKGDVITQEQFDHAKKALEMAQAQLEAAHSQAAVSSAQIRSTHAAVASACAQINVIKTQLGNTTLYAPSEGVIGRRWLMPGDIAQAGQSIFTIVNDRKLWINIFLEETKMGSLKLGQPAIFTLDAFPGVTFTGKITTIGSNTAAQFALIPASNASGNFTKVTQRVQIKISIDGVADGGKLSDYRILSGMSAIVKIVR